Proteins encoded in a region of the Drosophila gunungcola strain Sukarami chromosome 3L unlocalized genomic scaffold, Dgunungcola_SK_2 000005F, whole genome shotgun sequence genome:
- the LOC128259091 gene encoding uncharacterized protein LOC128259091, giving the protein MSDISSEDLRREIQAVLKDADLATISAKRVREQVEGKLNCSLLSRKKEFDKIVMEVINEQQDDEDEDDDEGKDPDAEPDEESEPSEEEDPSSSEEEAAAQKQKKKPGPKKRPQPTKHKAPKKKRKTLNADDSGTESDAGSDSDYEVVKKPAAKKKAGKAAGGTGSGSGRKSTGFTRAYNLSPELSALMGESSLPRHEVVKKVWAIIKERDLYDPKNKQFAICDDELMKVMKIRRFRTFGMLKHLKPHFLD; this is encoded by the coding sequence ATGTCGGACATCTCCAGCGAGGACCTGCGTCGCGAAATCCAGGCTGTCCTCAAGGACGCCGATTTGGCCACCATTTCCGCCAAGCGGGTGCGCGAGCAGGTGGAGGGCAAGCTCAACTGCTCGCTGCTGAGCCGCAAAAAGGAGTTCGACAAGATCGTGATGGAGGTGATCAATGAGCAGCAggacgacgaggacgaggacgacgacgagggcAAGGACCCGGATGCGGAGCCCGACGAGGAGAGCGAACCCAGCGAGGAGGAGGATCCGAGCAGCAGCGAAGAGGAGGCTGCCGCCCAGAAGCAGAAGAAAAAGCCCGGTCCCAAGAAGAGGCCACAACCCACCAAGCACAAGGCTCCGAAGAAGAAGCGCAAGACCCTGAATGCCGATGATTCCGGAACCGAGAGTGATGCAGGATCGGATTCGGACTACGAGGTGGTCAAGAAGCCGGCCGCCAAGAAGAAGGCAGGCAAGGCTGCCGGAGGTACGGGTTCCGGATCGGGTCGCAAGTCCACCGGCTTCACCCGAGCCTACAATCTCTCGCCCGAACTGAGCGCCCTCATGGGCGAATCCTCGCTACCCCGCCACGAAGTGGTCAAGAAGGTGTGGGCCATCATCAAGGAGCGCGACCTGTACGATCCCAAGAACAAGCAGTTCGCCATCTGCGACGACGAGCTGATGAAGGTGATGAAGATCCGCCGATTCCGCACCTTCGGCATGCTCAAGCACCTCAAGCCGCACTTTCTCGACTAA
- the LOC128259090 gene encoding adenosylhomocysteinase-like 1: MNNLADTVVVDPGFGGGDKQAQAGPAPQDASVVVPPPATKQSSALKKTSRYRSRSLSASSTDSFSSASYTGSSEDGDDVPPREKVQKNSKGSSDFCVRNIAAQHAFGRREIEIAEQEMPGIIALKKRAAEDKPLKDAKIVGCTHINAQTAVLIETLVELGASVRWAACNIYSTQNEVAAALAESGIPIFAWRGETEEDFWWCIDRCVNAENWQPNMILDDGGDATHLMLKKYPTMFKLVKGIVEESVTGVHRLYQLSKAGKLTVPAMNVNDSVTKTKFDNLYSCKESILDSLKRSTDVMFGGKQVVVCGYGDVGKGCAQALKGQGCIVYITEIDPICALQASMDGFRVVKLNEVIRNVDIVVTATGNKNVVVREHMDKMKSGCIVCNMGHSNTEIDVNGLRTPDLTWEKVRSQVDHIIWPEGKYIILLAEGRLVNLSCSSIPSFAVSITSATQALALIELFNAPPGRYKSDVYLLPKKMDEYVASLHLPTFDAHLTELSDEQAKYMGLNKAGPFKPNYYRY; this comes from the exons ATGAACAACCTGGCCGACACTGTGGTAGTTGATCCTGGATTCGGAGGCGGCGACAAGCAAGCCCAGGCAGGACCGGCACCGCAGGATGCCAGTGTGGTGGTTCCACCGCCAGCCACCAAGCAATCCTCGGCCCTGAAGAAGACCAGTCGGTACAGGAGCCGCTCCCTAAGTGCCTCCTCCACGGATTCCTTTAGCTCCGCCAGCTATACGGGCAGCAGCGAGGATGGCGACGATGTGCCGCCGCGGGAGAAGGTGCAAAAGAACTCCAAAGGCAGCTCCGACTTCTGTGTGAGGAACATTGCCGCCCAGCATGCCTTCGGTAGAAGGGAAATCGAGATTGCGGAGCAGGAAATGCCGGGCATTATTGCGCTGAAAAAGCGCGCTGCCGAGGACAAGCCGCTGAAGGATGCCAAGATCGTTGGGTGCACACACATCAACGCCCAGACGGCGGTGCTCATCGAAACGCTGGTGGAACTGGGGGCCAGTGTGCGCTGGGCCGCCTGTAACATCTATTCCACGCAG AATGAAGTAGCAGCTGCTTTGGCCGAATCTGGAATCCCGATCTTCGCCTGGCGCGGCGAGACGGAGGAGGACTTCTGGTGGTGCATCGATCGCTGCGTGAACGCGGAGAACTGGCAGCCCAATATGATCCTGGACGATGGCGGCGATGCCACGCACCTGATGCTGAAGAAGTACCCGACCATGTTCAAGTTGGTCAAGGGAATTGTGGAGGAGAGCGTGACCGGGGTGCACAGACTGTACCAGCTGTCCAAGGCGGGCAAGCTGACGGTGCCGGCAATGAATGTGAACGATTCGGTGACGAAGACCAAGTTCGACAACCTGTACAGCTGCAAGGAGTCGATCCTGGACAGCCTTAAGCGCTCCACGGATGTCATGTTTGGCGGCAAGCAGGTGGTGGTCTGTGGCTACGGAGATGTGGGCAAGGGATGCGCCCAGGCACTCAAAGGGCAG GGCTGCATTGTGTACATCACGGAGATCGATCCTATTTGCGCCCTGCAGGCCAGCATGGATGGCTTCCGCGTGGTCAAGCTGAACGAGGTGATCCGCAACGTGGACATTGTGGTGACGGCGACGGGCAACAAGAATGTGGTGGTGCGTGAGCACATGGACAAAATGAAGAGCGGCTGCATTGTGTGCAACATGGGTCACTCGAACACGGAGATCGATGTGAATGGATTGCGGACACCTGACTTGACCTGGGAGAAGGTGCGTTCGCAGGTGGACCACATCATCTGGCCGGAGGGCAAGTACATCATCCTGCTGGCCGAAGGCAGGCTGGTGAATCTCTCCTGCTCCAGCATTCCCTCGTTCGCCGTGTCCATCACCTCGGCCACTCAGGCGCTGGCTCTGATTGAGCTCTTCAACGCGCCGCCCGGACGCTACAAGTCGGATGTCTACTTGCTGCCCAAGAAGATGGACGAGTATGTGGCTAGTTTGCACCTGCCCACCTTCGATGCCCATCTCACGGAGCTGAGCGACGAGCAGGCCAAGTACATGGGGCTGAACAAGGCCGGTCCTTTCAAGCCCAACTACTACCGCTACTAA
- the LOC128258931 gene encoding uncharacterized protein LOC128258931, producing the protein MFLWHFLSLLCLAFVSNEAKSIKKSHVNLLEPTFDQDDKLGKIGISPPDISNNVQRVQQVPWNDPPGEDHDWQGKWFPHVPGDPQDKKQSKEKTTTTEAASVAPLEMTTKDNWPGKWFPQAPGAAHLVRNDSLSHEITSTTGAPHVIKKKPLDGWNSQEAEEKSTTEEVKLDESSTQGQDVWQGKWFPQGPNEPHKTKPIICDDGKSNLAVDYDPNDISDSLNYLCITSNRSLYQPNLTREAILTEHFLPSAYLPPAKCLSEHINYSHLPVTNGAYRPLPAEYGSYSYLPPQRYVRNLAEGAIVMLYHPCAFPGQVKQLQDMVSGCLYRHLITPSQALTPERPLALLAWSRSLEMSVVDQRLAAEYIQKHAKQGPLAPEEMSRVVDKRQTYKEGLLTEAHLVTTADDYELCGYLQEGM; encoded by the exons ATGTTCCTTTGGCATTTTTTGAGCCTTTTGTGCCTTGCTTTCGTCTCCAACGAGGCGAAATCCATCAAGAAGTCGCATGTTAATCTGTTGGAGCCAACTTTTGATCAGGATGATAAGCTGGGGAAGATTGGGATTTCCCCGCCTGACATATCCAATAATGTGCAACGTGTGCAGCAGGTTCCATGGAATGATCCACCTGGTGAGGATCATGACTGGCAGGGAAAATGGTTTCCCCATGTCCCAGGAGATCCGCAGGATAAGAAACAGTCCAAGGAAAAGACTACCACCACGGAGGCAGCTTCAGTTGCTCCACTGGAGATGACAACCAAGGATAATTGGCCGGGCAAGTGGTTTCCCCAAGCACCAGGAGCAGCCCATCTGGTCAGGAATGACTCCCTATCCCATGAAATTACCTCCACCACCGGAGCACCACatgtaataaagaaaaaaccgCTGGACGGATGGAATTCGCAGGAAGCTGAGGAGAAAAGCACGACGGAGGAGGTCAAGTTGGACGAGTCCAGCACCCAGGGTCAGGATGTTTGGCAGGGCAAGTGGTTTCCCCAAGGTCCCAATGAACCGCACAAAACTAAACCTATCATTTGCGATGATGGCAAG AGCAACCTTGCCGTGGACTACGATCCAAATGACATCAGTGATAGCCTGAATTACCTGTGCATCACCAGCAATCGCAGTTTGTACCAACCGAACTTGACCAGAGAAGCCATTCTCACGGAGCACTTCCTGCCCTCCGCCTATTTACCACCTGCCAAGTGCTTGAGTGAACATATTAATTACTCCCACCTGCCAGTCACCaa TGGAGCCTATCGTCCGTTGCCCGCTGAGTATGGATCCTATTCCTACCTGCCACCGCAGCGATACGTTCGTAACCTGGCAGAAGGTGCCATTGTAATGCTCTACCATCCCTGCGCCTTTCCCGGCCAAGTGAAGCAGCTGCAGGACATGGTCAGCGGCTGCCTGTATCGCCACTTGATCACACCTTCGCAGGCTCTCACTCCGGAGCGTCCTTTGGCCCTGCTCGCCTGGAGTCGCAGCCTGGAGATGTCCGTGGTGGATCAGCGACTGGCGGCGGAGTATATCCAGAAGCACGCCAAGCAGGGACCGCTTGCGCCGGAGGAAATGTCGCGGGTGGTGGACAAGAGGCAGACCTACAAGGAGGGACTGCTCACGGAGGCCCACTTGGTCACCACGGCGGATGACTACGAGCTGTGCGGCTACCTGCAGGAGGGAATGTAG